One genomic window of Kaistia geumhonensis includes the following:
- a CDS encoding aldehyde dehydrogenase family protein, with translation MNAPVFKIVTPVDGSVYAERPLASESEVLAVLERARTAQRAWRTSSMAERQAIATGFTDAMVAEKDRVAELLAWQMGRPIRYGHGEMRGFEERARYMIEIAPSALADIDVGPKENFKRYIRREPFGVCLNLPAWNYPYMTALNAVLPAILSGNTVVMKHSSQTALVAEHFAAAFAKAGLWQDVFQFVNMSHEVTDRVIRSGLVDQVGFTGSTAGGRHIMASVAGAPNFPATTLELGGKDPAYVRADANLPFAIENIVDGGFFNSGQSCCAMERVYVHESVYDAFVEGAVATVNAYKLGSPTDPATTLGPVVRASAAKFIRDQVDEAVHAGAKPLIDPSRFPEAAEGTAYLAPQVLVDVDHSMRFMMEETFGPAFGIMKVSSDEEAIALMNDSPFGLTAAIWTEDLEAAESIGDRIETGTVYMNRCDFLDPALPWVGVKQTGRGATLSRVGYEHLTRPKAFHLRLSAK, from the coding sequence ATGAACGCACCCGTCTTTAAGATCGTCACGCCCGTCGACGGCTCCGTCTATGCCGAGCGGCCGCTTGCCAGCGAAAGCGAGGTGCTCGCCGTGCTGGAGCGGGCCCGCACGGCGCAGCGCGCATGGCGCACCTCGAGCATGGCCGAGCGGCAGGCGATCGCCACCGGGTTCACGGACGCCATGGTGGCCGAGAAGGACCGCGTCGCCGAGCTGCTCGCCTGGCAGATGGGCCGGCCGATCCGCTACGGCCATGGCGAGATGCGCGGCTTCGAGGAGCGCGCGCGCTACATGATCGAGATCGCGCCCTCCGCCCTCGCCGACATCGATGTCGGGCCGAAGGAGAACTTCAAGCGCTATATCCGCCGCGAGCCGTTCGGCGTCTGCCTCAACCTGCCGGCCTGGAACTATCCCTACATGACGGCGCTCAACGCCGTGCTGCCGGCGATCCTCTCCGGCAACACCGTCGTCATGAAGCATTCGAGCCAGACGGCGCTGGTCGCGGAGCATTTCGCGGCCGCCTTCGCCAAGGCCGGGCTCTGGCAGGACGTGTTCCAGTTCGTGAACATGTCGCATGAGGTGACCGACCGCGTCATCCGCTCCGGCCTCGTCGACCAGGTCGGCTTCACCGGCTCGACGGCCGGCGGCCGCCACATCATGGCCTCGGTCGCCGGCGCGCCGAACTTCCCGGCGACGACGCTGGAGCTCGGCGGCAAGGATCCGGCCTATGTGCGCGCCGACGCGAACCTCCCCTTCGCGATCGAGAACATCGTCGATGGCGGCTTCTTCAATTCCGGCCAGTCCTGCTGCGCCATGGAGCGCGTCTATGTCCACGAAAGCGTCTACGACGCCTTCGTCGAGGGCGCGGTGGCGACGGTGAACGCCTACAAGCTCGGCAGCCCGACCGACCCGGCGACGACGCTCGGCCCGGTCGTCCGCGCCTCGGCGGCGAAGTTCATCAGGGATCAGGTCGACGAGGCCGTCCATGCCGGCGCGAAGCCGCTGATCGATCCCTCGCGCTTCCCGGAAGCCGCCGAGGGCACCGCCTATCTGGCGCCGCAGGTGCTCGTCGATGTCGACCATTCGATGCGCTTCATGATGGAGGAGACCTTCGGACCGGCCTTCGGCATCATGAAGGTGTCGAGCGACGAGGAGGCGATCGCGCTCATGAACGATTCGCCCTTCGGCCTCACCGCCGCGATCTGGACCGAGGACCTCGAAGCGGCCGAGAGCATCGGCGACCGCATCGAGACCGGCACCGTCTACATGAACCGCTGCGACTTCCTCGATCCCGCTTTGCCCTGGGTCGGCGTCAAGCAGACCGGCCGCGGCGCGACGCTCTCGCGCGTCGGCTACGAGCATCTGACCCGGCCGAAGGCCTTCCATCTGCGTCTCAGCGCCAAGTAA
- a CDS encoding glutamine synthetase family protein, producing MTGTMTLKELEAAIDAGTIDTVIVAFPDMQGRLVGKRFTGAFFLDSAIHETHACNYLLTVDIDMEPVPGYQAASWEKGYGDFVLKPDITTLRRIPWLEGTALMLADVCDHHGEDLPHSPRAMLKAQLKRLADRGMSAFFASELEFYVFDETFESASGKRWRDLKTMGNYIEDYHILQTTKNEPLLRAIRNGLMGAGIPIENSKGEWGPGQEEVNIRYAEALTMADWHVVMKNGIKEIAHLQNRSVTFMAKWRYDLAGSSSHIHSSLWDHKAKKPLFMDEKDPLGMSATMKSWLAGHLTLAPDFTYFLAPYINSYKRFQVGTFAPTKAVWSVDNRTAGFRVVGEGKSVRTECRIGGADLNPYLAFSALIAAGLHGMDEKLALEAAFSGDAYGASGVREVPKTLRDAIVALDGSAVMRAALGDGVVDHYLHTGRWEQFEYDRRVTDWELQRGFERY from the coding sequence GGCCTTCCCCGATATGCAGGGACGCCTCGTCGGCAAGCGCTTCACTGGCGCCTTCTTCCTCGACAGCGCCATCCACGAGACGCATGCCTGCAACTACCTGCTCACCGTCGACATCGACATGGAGCCGGTGCCCGGCTACCAGGCGGCGAGCTGGGAGAAGGGCTATGGCGACTTCGTCCTGAAGCCGGACATCACGACGCTGAGGCGCATCCCCTGGCTCGAAGGCACGGCGCTGATGCTCGCCGATGTCTGCGACCATCACGGCGAGGACCTGCCGCACAGCCCGCGCGCGATGCTGAAGGCGCAACTGAAGCGCCTCGCCGATCGGGGCATGTCGGCCTTCTTCGCCTCCGAGCTCGAATTCTACGTCTTCGACGAGACCTTCGAGAGCGCCTCGGGCAAGCGCTGGCGCGACCTGAAGACGATGGGGAACTACATCGAGGACTATCACATCCTCCAGACGACCAAGAACGAGCCGCTGCTGCGCGCGATCCGCAACGGGCTGATGGGCGCCGGCATTCCGATCGAGAACTCCAAGGGCGAATGGGGGCCGGGACAGGAAGAGGTGAACATCCGCTATGCCGAGGCGCTGACGATGGCCGACTGGCACGTCGTCATGAAGAACGGCATCAAGGAGATCGCCCATCTCCAGAACCGCTCGGTCACCTTCATGGCCAAGTGGCGCTACGACCTCGCCGGCTCGTCGTCGCACATCCATTCCTCGCTCTGGGACCACAAGGCGAAGAAGCCGCTGTTCATGGACGAGAAGGACCCGCTCGGCATGTCGGCGACGATGAAGTCCTGGCTCGCCGGCCATCTGACGCTGGCGCCCGACTTCACCTATTTCCTCGCGCCCTACATCAACTCCTACAAGCGCTTCCAGGTCGGCACCTTCGCGCCGACCAAGGCCGTCTGGTCGGTCGACAACCGCACCGCCGGCTTCCGCGTCGTCGGCGAGGGCAAGTCGGTGCGCACCGAATGCCGCATCGGCGGCGCCGATCTCAATCCCTACCTCGCCTTCTCCGCCCTGATCGCCGCCGGCCTGCACGGCATGGACGAGAAGCTCGCGCTGGAGGCGGCCTTCTCCGGCGACGCCTATGGCGCGTCCGGCGTCCGCGAAGTGCCGAAGACGCTGCGCGACGCGATCGTGGCGCTCGACGGCTCGGCCGTCATGCGCGCCGCCCTCGGCGACGGCGTCGTCGATCACTATCTGCACACCGGACGCTGGGAGCAGTTCGAATACGACCGCCGCGTCACGGACTGGGAGTTGCAGAGAGGGTTCGAGAGGTATTGA